The window TAGGTGTTTGAGTGGAAAATAGAGCCagcagcaagggaaatctgctggagtgtgtgggggcgctggaaggggtggatgttctgcaggatgatggtgaggaaccagatgatgtcttctgctgtagtgAGAGGGCGGAGGGAATTTTTGGGGTGTATGGGTGGATTGATGGGGCGAATGGGGACAGTGAGCTCAGGGTTGATAGGAGGGGGTTTCACAttgcatttggaggagtaggtggggTGGGGTTCAGTGCAGGCGTTGCAGGAAGGGGGGAGGCGAGGTTAGgccactgtttaaggaagtgggaggctttacaattGGGGCACGTGGATGGATTCTTGCAGTTTTAggtgaggtggtcgttgtacagGAGACAGTGCAAGGCAgggttgaggaggggaatgggactgGTCAACAGGgcagttgaaaatcagggctccctgtgtGAGGAGTTGGTCAATGGAGGAGGCAGACTCTGTAAATATACGCATGAGGAAGGTAGGgtcagaggagttgtaaatatggTGGGCTGAACAGATTTCCAGGATGGGGTGAGCGTTCAGTttcgccaacacctcagcctccttTACCACAGGGTTGAGTTTTGTGATCATGGCAGTGAGGGTTGGCGGATGACAAGGGGGTTGGGGCTGATagggagaggaggatgtaaggaatggGGTGAGGGATGCATGGGGGCCAAAGGTGATGCAGGGAAGGTGctggaggagatcagtatggaaagagggagaggaggaCTTGATGAGAAAAGAGTCTCTGTGAGGGATGTACTTCCAGATTTCATGGGTGAGGGTGCAGGCATTGAGGAATTTTGTATTAGGGTTGGCAAGGACGAAGGTATACAGGGACGCGGCTGGGACgagggaggtggggtggtatccatggtgGGGTCAGAGGGAAGTGGGGTAGGTACTGTTTTtttggaggagggggtggaggagaggtCACCACTGGGTCATCTGGAAGATTTTTTGGCAGTTGTAGCCTGGGAGGAGGGATGAGAGACTGGATGGATGGGCAAGTGGTGGGAGGCACAGCCCTCCTTCACAAGAGGCACCGGTTAAGAGGGTGAGGTGCTCTGTGGTAGCGACTGCGGTGTTTACTTGGGCAGGGGAAGCAGGTGTAGTTGTatgggggagggtggggagggggaaagtaGTCTCGGTGGGTGAAAGGATGGGAAGGGGGTTGGAGCAGGGGCAAGGGCAGGAGAAGAAGCAGGAGCAGGGCCAGGGGCACAGGAaggagtgacatacaggtggggatagAAGGGGAGGGGACtgtgagtaggggaggtggatgaggCGGGTTACAGTGGGGACAGGTGAAGGGGAgatgtagatgatggtggtagtggggGTGTCCCAGATCGCAGGCAGTGCCCACAGGCGACAGGAGTCGCTGAAGTACGAAATTAACTAAAACAGGGGGTGGCGGCGAGCACGGGGCGGCGGCGAGCACCgggagacggcgaccaggcggcggcagcagcaggagcagcagcagcgagtaccaggagacggcgaccaggcggcggcagcagcaggagcagcagcagcgagtaccaggagacggcgaccaggcggcggcagcagcaggagcagcagcagcgagtaccaggagacggcgaccaggcggcggcagcagcaggagcagcagcagcgagtaccaggtgacggcgaccaggcggcagcagcagcaggagcagcagcagcgagtaccaggagacggcgaccaggcggcggcagcagcaggagcagcagcagcgagtaccaggagacggcgaccaggcggcagcagcagcaggagcagcagcagcgaatACCAGGTGACGGCGaccaggcggcagcagcagcaggagcagcagcagcgagtaccaggagacggcgaccaggcggcggcggcagcaggagcagcagcagcgagtaccaggagacggcgaccaggcggcggcagcagcaggagcagcagcagcgagtaccaggtgacggcgaccaggcggcagcagcagcaggagcagcagcagcgagtaccagatggcggcgaccaggcggcggcagcagcaggagcagcagcagcgagtaccaggtgacggcgaccaggcggcagcagcagcaggagcagcagcagcgagtaccagatggcggcgaccaggcggcggcagcagcaggagcagcagcagcgagtaccaggagacggcgaccaggcggcggcggcagcaggagcagcagcagcgagtaccaggagacggcgaccaggcggcggcagcagcaggagcagcagcagcgagtaccaggagacggcgaccaggcggcggcggcagcaggagcagcagcagcgagtaccaggagacggcgaccaggcggcggcagcagcaggagcagcagcagcgagtaccaggagacggcgaccaggcggcggcagcagcaggagcagcagcagcgagtaccaggtgacggcgaccaggcggcagcagcagcaggagcagcagcagcgagtaccaggagacggcgaccaggcggcggcagcagcaggagcagcagcagcgagtaccaggagacggcgaccaggcggcggcggcagcaggagcagcagcagcgagtaccaggagacggcgaccaggcggcggcggcagcaggagcagcagcagcgagtaccaggagacggcgaccaggcggcagcagcagcaggagcagcagcggcgagtaccaggagacggcgaccaggcggcggcagcagcaggagcagcagcagcgagtaccaggtgacggcgaccaggcggcagcagcagcaggagcagcagcagcgagtaccaggagacggcgaccaggcggcggcagcagcaggagcagcagcagcgagtaccaggagacggcgaccaggcggcggcagcagcaggagcagcagcagcgagtaccaggagacggcgaccaggcggcggcagcagcaggagcagcagcagcgagtaccaggagacggcgaccaggcggcggcggcagcaggagcagcagcagcgagtaccaggagacggcgaccaggcggcggcagcagcaggagcagcagcagcgagtaccaggagacggcgaccaggcggcggcagcagcaggagcagcagcagcgagtaccaggagacggcgaccaggcggcggcagcagcaggagcagcagcagcgagtaccaggagacggcgaccaggtggcggcagcagcaggagcagcagcagcgagtaccaggagacggcgaccaggcggcggcagcagcaggagcagcagcagcgagtaccaggagacggcgaccaggcggcggcagcagcaggagcagcagcagcgagtaccaggagacggcgaccaggcggcagcagcagcaggagcagcagcagcgagtaccaggagacggcgaccaggcggcggcagcagcaggagcagcagcagcgagtaccaggagacggcgaccaggcggcggcagcagcaggagcagcagcagcgagtaccaggtgacggcgaccaggcggcggcagcagcaggagcagcagcagcgagtaccaggagacggcgaccaggcggcggcggcagcaggagcagcagcagcgagttccaggagacggcgaccaggcggcggcagcagcaggagcagcagcagcgagtaccaggagacggcgaccaggcggtggcggcagcaggagcagcagcagcgagtaccaggagacggcgaccaggcggcggcggcagcaggagCACCAGCAGCGAGTACCAGgtgacggcgaccaggcggcggcgtcagcaggagcagcagcagcgagtaccaggagacggcgaccaggcggcggcagcagcaggagcagcagcagcgagtaccaggagacggcgaccaggcggcggcagcagcaggagcagcagcagcgagtaccaggagacggcgaccaggcggcggcagcagcaggagcagcagcagcgagtaccaggtgacggcgaccaggcggcggcagcaggagcagcagcagcgagtaccaggtgacggcgaccaggcggcggcagcagcaggagcagcagcagcgagtaccaggtgacggcgaccaggcggcggcggcagcaggaggaccagcagcgagtaccaggagacggcgaccaggcggcggcagcagcaggagcagcagcagcgagtaccaggagacggcgaccaggcggcggcagcagcaggagcagcagcagcgagtaccaggtgacggcgaccaggcggcggcagcagcaggagcagcagcagcgagtaccaggtgacggcgaccaggcggcggcggcagcaggagcaccagcagcgagtaccaggagacggcgaccaggcggcggcggcagcaggagcagcagcagcgagtaccaggagacggcgaccaggcggcggcagcagcaggagcagcagcagcgagtaccaggagacggcgaccaggcggcggcagcagcaggagcagcagcagcgagtaccaggagacggcgaccaggcggcggcagcagcaggagcagcagcagcgagtaccaggtgacggcgaccaggcggcggcagcagcaggagcagcagcagcgagtaccaggtgacggcgaccaggcggcggcggcagcaggagcaccagcagcgagtaccaggagatggcgaccaggcggcggcggcagcaggagcagcagcagcgagtaccaggagacggcgaccaggcggcagcagcagcaggagcagcagcagcgagtaccaggagacggcgaccaggcggcggcagcagcaggagcagcagcagcgagtaccaggagacggcgaccaggcggcggcggcagcaggagcagcagcagcgagtaccaggagacggcgaccaggcggcggcagcagcaggagcagcagcagcgagtaccaggagacggcgaccaggcggcagcagcaacaggagcagcagcagcgagtaccaggagatggcgaccaggcggcggcagcagcaggagcagcagcagcgagtaccaggtgacggcgaccaggcggcagcagcagcaggagcagcagcagcgagtaccaggagacggcgaccaggcggcggcagcagcaggagcagcagcagcgagtaccaggagacggcgaccaggcggcggcagcagcaggagcagcagcagcgagtaccaggagacggcgaccaggcggcggcagcagcaggagcatcagcagcgagtaccaggagacggcgaccaggcggcggcggcagcaggagcagcagcagcgagtaccaggagacggcgaccaggcggcggcggcagcaggagcagcagcagcgagtaccaggagacggcgaccaggcggcggcagcagcaggagcagcagcagcgagtaccaggagacggcgaccaggcggcggcggcagcaggagcagcagcagcgagtaccaggagacggcgaccaggcggcggcggcagcaggagcagcagcagcgagtaccaggagacggcgaccaggcggcggcggctgtGGCGGCGAAGGccacgacggcggcggcggcggcggcggcgaactcCGGGCGGCGAGGGCCGGGCGGCGGGCAGATGGACGAAAAGACGAGAGCAATGGCTGCGGCTCTTCCAAACCCAAGATACACCCTGTGTAATTCCTCGACTCGGAGCTGCGGGGATCCAAGCCTCGAATGTCGGTGCTGTCTACAGGCCATAATATCAAACTGATTCGCGTTTCGCGTTGCGAGCATGCGCCATATGTTCCGTAACTTCAGCTGTGATTGGCTGCTTCAAGGTCACGCCAGCAGTGTCGTGTTAGATTGCTGCTCATTACACGCGGTTTCTTGGGGCCTATGTACAGACAGTTTTGTTGGTTGTAGGCTATGGGGTCAATTCAGTAACGACAATTATGATTAGCGATTTTGAACAGACACTTAATTTCAATTGTTTTTACTGTTATGATAAAAAATGCAGTTCCACTTCGTCTTGGTTTCACTGAATTAATTTCCTAAGGTAAATGCTTTTACTAAGAGCTGTGCACagttctttgaaaattatttacacgTTGTGATACTACACTTTCCCAGCTTGACAAAAGCGTATTAGTCAAACTTAGACACGGAAACGCAATTATACTTCTTAGCATCTGCCGTTCTCCATCTCCAACTAGAAAGGAATTAAGTACTTGTACAATGTTGTAAGTTTTAGTTATATCCTGAGCAAAGTCTAATCTTAGATTAATTTATTGATTTAGTTCCAAATATCAAATGTACATTCTACTAAATATAGGATGTGGACAACTAATAACTGTCGTTTTACAATGTAAAGTGTGGCTCCTTGTAAAACCATTGCAGGAGATTGTCGTGTATAATCGGACGCGGCCGAGGTAAGAACTGGTATATATTTGGATTTTTCCAAACATGGATCATTGAAATAACACGAGAGCAGACACTAGACCTGCACTGATGGCCAATAACTCGTTTCCTCCATCTTACAATGTTTGACATTATGCTAAACCAGCGCAAGCTCCATACACTTGCTTTTGCAGCTCTGATTTCTATCAATAATTCGCATTTACTTGTGGATGGTGACGTTTCAAAAACTCTTTTGTGCTTTTAGCTTTATTTCACAAGCATTAATGTATGGTATAAAACTACCCGCCAAcaaactttttcactacaagatttgtaaatgaaGTGCATGTGGTTGGCAAATAGCATCATTTCCTGATGACTATTATTAATTATGGAAAGGTAATCGGTTTATTAAGAAGCTAAGATGCTACACAACTGTGTATACAAAAATCAGGTATTTTAACCGCTTATATTTTTCAAAGTCCTCTGAGAAACCTTACGGAACTAAAAAAATTACGCGAAACCGAAAGTAGCTGTTTTCGTTTTTTTACAAAGAAACTAAAGCTCTTGATGAAAAAATAAGTTCCTAAAAACAATATGCCATAGTTTTATACACCGCCAAGAGTTTTAACAACGTGAAAATCAGAGCAGGGGATCTTTCCCTTTTCGCCATTCCAGCCAGGCGCGCAGTGTGGATGTAGCGTAAAAATGATCAAGGCACTGGGCGAGCACCAGCATGTGATGTTCCAGGTGTCAGCAATGCGGCTGCAGCATAAACATACGCTAAAGTAGTAAACTTAGCACTTCACTCACGCGCACACTGCAAATTCGCAGCCAATATGCGAGCGAGTGCAAACACACTTCATCCGCTTGGTGGTAGATAAGCGCATGACTTAATGCGTGGCTGCCACGCGGACCGGCCGCGTGGTTTGaagcgccacgtcacggattgagTGGCCCCTCCCATCTGAggtttgagtgtgtgtgttgttcttagcataagttagtttgagttagtttCAGCAGTGTTTAAGTGTAggggctgacgacctcagcagtttggtgccctaggaattcacacatatttgaacaatttATGCATGGCTGTCAAGGAGTGCTCATGCATCTGCTTTATCAAGCGAGAGTGCATCAGTTATTTTTGGCAAGTTCCGCCAACGTTTGTGACTGATTTTCACC is drawn from Schistocerca gregaria isolate iqSchGreg1 chromosome 3, iqSchGreg1.2, whole genome shotgun sequence and contains these coding sequences:
- the LOC126355329 gene encoding polyglutamine-repeat protein pqn-41-like; amino-acid sequence: MGNPTFTTWGWRRARGGGEHRETATRRRQQQEQQQRVPGDGDQAAAAAGAAAASTRRRRPGGGSSRSSSSEYQETATRRRQQQEQQQRVPGDGDQAAAAAGAAAASTRRRRPGGGSSRSSSSEYQETATRRQQQQEQQQRIPGDGDQAAAAAGAAAASTRRRRPGGGGSRSSSSEYQETATRRRQQQEQQQRVPGDGDQAAAAAGAAAASTRWRRPGGGSSRSSSSEYQVTATRRQQQQEQQQRVPDGGDQAAAAAGAAAASTRRRRPGGGGSRSSSSEYQETATRRRQQQEQQQRVPGDGDQAAAAAGAAAASTRRRRPGGGSSRSSSSEYQETATRRRQQQEQQQRVPGDGDQAAAAAGAAAASTRRRRPGGGSSRSSSSEYQETATRRRRQQEQQQRVPGDGDQAAAAAGAAAASTRRRRPGGSSSRSSSGEYQETATRRRQQQEQQQRVPGDGDQAAAAAGAAAASTRRRRPGGGSSRSSSSEYQETATRRRQQQEQQQRVPGDGDQAAAAAGAAAASTRRRRPGGGGSRSSSSEYQETATRRRQQQEQQQRVPGDGDQAAAAAGAAAASTRRRRPGGGSSRSSSSEYQETATRWRQQQEQQQRVPGDGDQAAAAAGAAAASTRRRRPGGGSSRSSSSEYQETATRRQQQQEQQQRVPGDGDQAAAAAGAAAASTRRRRPGGGSSRSSSSEYQVTATRRRQQQEQQQRVPGDGDQAAAAAGAAAASSRRRRPGGGSSRSSSSEYQETATRRWRQQEQQQRVPGDGDQAAAAAGAPAEQQQRVPGDGDQAAAAAGAAAASTRRRRPGGGSSRSSSSEYQETATRRRQQQEQQQRVPGDGDQAAAAGAAAASTRSSSSEYQVTATRRRRQQEDQQRVPGDGDQAAAAAGAAAASTRRRRPGGGSSRSSSSEYQVTATRRRQQQEQQQRVPGDGDQAAAAAGAPAASTRRRRPGGGGSRSSSSEYQETATRRRQQQEQQQRVPGDGDQAAAAAGAAAASTRRRRPGGGSSRSSSSEYQVTATRRRQQQEQQQRVPGDGDQAAAAAGAPAASTRRWRPGGGGSRSSSSEYQETATRRQQQQEQQQRVPGDGDQAAAAAGAAAASTRRRRPGGGGSRSSSSEYQETATRRRQQQEQQQRVPGDGDQAAAATGAAAASTRRWRPGGGSSRSSSSEYQVTATRRQQQQEQQQRVPGDGDQAAAAAGAAAASTRRRRPGGGSSRSSSSEYQETATRRRQQQEHQQRVPGDGDQAAAAAGAAAASTRRRRPGGGGSRSSSSEYQETATRRRQQQEQQQRVPGDGDQAAAAAGAAAASTRRRRPGGGGSRSSSSEYQETATRRRRLWRRRPRRRRRRRRRTPGGEGRAAGRWTKRREQWLRLFQTQDTPCVIPRLGAAGIQASNVGAVYRP